A section of the Acanthochromis polyacanthus isolate Apoly-LR-REF ecotype Palm Island chromosome 13, KAUST_Apoly_ChrSc, whole genome shotgun sequence genome encodes:
- the tlcd2 gene encoding TLC domain-containing protein 2 has protein sequence MELSSVILTTGSAVGFFRLVNTGVSKLPVPECACRNAWKWKNISSSFVHSFITAIWAVSCFFLHPQMAEDLIETHSVFSHALVSFSIGYFIYDFFDMVRNQKLSQSWELLFHHIVVITCFGLSVLSCRYVGFAVVALLVEINSVFLHLRQILRMSNMATGTLYRINSMINLGTYVVFRINTLAWMTRWLVLNRDKVPLLAYTLGSVGMAIMTAMNIVLFCRLLRSDFLKSSTRETKKEKEM, from the exons ATGGAGCTGAGTTCAGTGATCCTGACCACAGGCAGCGCCGTCGGATTTTTCCGACTAGTCAACACCGGAGTCAGTAAACTGCCCGTACCTGAGTGTGCCTGCAGGAATGCGTGGAAATGGAAAAACATCTCCTCATCGTTTGTGCACAGTTTCATCACTGCGATATGGGCAGTGTCTTG ctttttcctTCATCCACAGATGGCTGAAGATCTGATAGAAACTCACTCGGTGTTTTCTCATGCTTTGGTGTCGTTTTCAATCG GTTACTTCATATATGACTTCTTTGACATGGTGCGGAACCAGAAGTTGAGTCAGTCCTGGGAGCTGCTCTTTCATCACATTGTG GTAATCACCTGTTTTGGCCTCTCGGTGCTGTCATGCCGCTACGTTGGCTTTGCCGTGGTTGCCCTGTTGGTGGAGATAAACTCAGTGTTCCTCCACCTCAGGCAGATCCTGCGCATGTCCAACATGGCCACAGGCACGCTGTACCGCATCAACAGCATGATCAACCTGGGAACATACGTGGTATTTCGCATCAACACGCTGGCCTGGATGACCCGCTGGCTGGTGCTCAACAGGGACAAGGTTCCCCTCCTGGCTTACACGCTGGGCAGCGTTGGTATGGCTATCATGACCGCCATGAATATTGTCCTCTTCTGTCGGCTGCTCAGGAGCGACTTTTTAAAGAGCAGCACTCGGGAGacgaagaaagagaaagagatgtAG
- the aifm4 gene encoding apoptosis inducing factor mitochondria associated 4: MNQESGQPGEQEEVTGLVCDEADLKDGQMKEVTVGDQKVLLVRTHGQYSAIGNQCTHYSAALVKGALSGDRVRCPFHGACFNVKTGDIEEYPGLDSVPSYKVKVEDGKVYVTIDKKSLKLTKRVKEMCTMLPEVKHTILLIGGGPASLVCAETLRQNCYQGRIIIVTKDTLLPFDKTKLSKAMDVDSSSILLRSSDFLLQYGIEVWTQKEVVSVNPADKTVKISDGSSQRYDQLLIATGCRARPLSCPGSDLKGVNVLQCYEDAKEIISSSPGHKAVVIGASFIGMEVASFLSDKAASVALVGTSSYPYERTLGPEIGNMSMQMLEEQKVKFYMKDEVTEIRGENGKVKEVVLKSGTVLEADVVIAGIGVIPNSDFLAGSNVEVDSKKAVIVDKYMRTNIPDVFAAGDVTSFPLAIRGDQRVNIGHWQMSQAHGRIAALNMLKKPTKIESIPFFWTVLLGKSIRYTGYAEGYTEIIFKGKVEERKFVAFYIKDEVVVATASLMFDPAVSRVAELMANGQTLTKAQAQAEDLSWLQM, translated from the exons ATGAATCAAGAATCAGGTCAGCCtggagagcaggaggaggtgaCAGGACTGGTTTGTGATGAGGCTGATCTCAAAGATGGACA AATGAAAGAAGTAACTGTGGGAGATCAGAAGGTGCTGTTGGTCCGAACCCACGGCCAGTACAGTGCTATTGGAAACCAGTGCACTCATTACAGTGCTGCTCTGGTTAAAG GAGCTTTGAGTGGTGACCGAGTGAGATGTCCTTTTCACGGTGCTTGCTTCAATGTGAAAACTGGAGATATTGAGGAGTATCCAGGTCTGGACAGTGTACCTAGCTATAAG GTCAAAGTGGAGGATGGAAAGGTATATGTTACCATTGACAAAAAG TCTCTGAAGCTGACCAAGCGGGTGAAGGAGATGTGCACGATGCTTCCAGAAGTCAAACATACTATTCTCCTGATAGGAGGAG GTCCTGCCTCTCTGGTTTGTGCTGAGACACTTCGACAAAACTGCTACCAGGGTCGCATTATCATCGTGACCAAAGACACTCTGCTTCCATTTGACAAGACCAAACTGAGTAAG GCGATGGATgtagacagcagcagcatcctccTCCGGTCAAGTGACTTTTTACTACAGTATGGGATCGAAGTGTGGACACAAAAGGAG GTGGTGTCAGTAAATCCGGCTGACAAGACAGTGAAGATAAGTGATGGCAGTTCACAGCGCTATGACCAGCTCCTTATTGCAACAGGCTGCAG AGCTCGGCCGCTCAGTTGTCCTGGTTCAGACCTGAAGGGAGTAAATGTGCTGCAGTGTTACGAAGACGCCAAAGAGATAATCAGCTCCAGCCCCGGCCACAAGGCTGTCGTTATTGGAGCATCTTTCATAG GTATGGAGGTGGCTTCCTTCTTATCAGACAAAGCTGCCAGCGTGGCTTTGGTTGGCACGTCCAGTTACCCATATGAACGAACTCTGGGACCAGAGATTGGGAACATGAGTATGCAA ATGTTGGAGGAACAGAAGGTGAAGTTTTACATGAAAGATGAAGTCACCGAAATCAGAGGGGAGAACGGCAAG GTGAAAGAGGTGGTGCTGAAGAGCGGTACAGTCCTGGAGGCTGATGTGGTGATTGCAGGAATTG GTGTTATCCCCAATTCAGACTTCTTGGCAGGAAGCAACGTGGAAGTGGATTCAAAAAAAGCCGTGATTGTTGACAAG TACATGAGGACCAACATACCAGATGTTTTTGCTGCTGGAGATGTCACTTCTTTCCCTCTGGCAATTCGTGGCGACCAGAGGGTCAACATTGGTCACTGGCAAATGTCACAAGCTCACG GAAGAATCGCAGCCCTGAACATGCTGAAGAAACCAACCAAAATTGAGTCTATCCCTTTCTTCTGGACTGTGTTGCTTGGGAAGAGTATCAGATACACAG GCTATGCAGAAGGATACACAGAAATCATTTTCAAAGGCAAAGTGGAAGAAAGGAAATTTGTGGCATTTTACATAAA GGATGAGGTGGTGGTTGCCACGGCCAGCCTGATGTTTGATCCTGCTGTGTCTCGTGTTGCAGAGCTGATGGCTAACGGCCAGACTTTAACAAAAGCACAGGCTCA agctgaagactTGAGCTGGCTGCAGATGTAA